In one Lolium rigidum isolate FL_2022 chromosome 3, APGP_CSIRO_Lrig_0.1, whole genome shotgun sequence genomic region, the following are encoded:
- the LOC124694339 gene encoding pEARLI1-like lipid transfer protein 1, with product MAKKVAVIAVLLAMNLLFFTFSDACGYCPSPGGGGGSGGGGGGGGGGGGSGGGGGGSGGGGGGSGGGGGGSGGGGGGSGGGGRAKCPIDALKLGVCANVLNGLINLQLGTPPKKPCCSLIQGLADVEAAVCLCTALKANILGINLNVPIDLSLLVNYCGKSVPRGFQCQ from the coding sequence ATGGCGAAGAAGGTGGCGGTGATCGCCGTTCTGCTGGCCATGAACCTGCTCTTCTTCACCTTCTCCGACGCGTGCGGGTACTGCCCCAGcccgggcggaggcggcggcagtggtggaggaggaggtggtggcggtggcggaggcgggagcggcggcggcggtggaggaagcggcggcggcggaggcgggagcggcggcggcggaggcgggagcggtggtggcggaggaggttcaggaggcggcggACGGGCCAAGTGCCCGATCGACGCGCTCAAGCTTGGGGTGTGCGCCAACGTGCTCAACGGCCTCATCAACCTGCAGCTGGGAACGCCGCCGAAGAAGCCGTGCTGCTCGCTCATCCAGGGCCTCGCCGACGTGGAGGCCGCCGTGTGCCTCTGCACCGCTCTCAAGGCCAACATCCTGGGCATCAACCTCAACGTGCCCATCGACCTCAGCCTCCTCGTCAACTACTGCGGCAAGAGCGTCCCCAGAGGCTTCCAGTGCCAATAG